The DNA sequence GGGAGCGGCGCTGGCCGCGCGCATCCCGGCGTCGGCGTTCAAGCCGATCATCCTCGTGGTGCTCGTCGCGGTCGCCGCCTACACCGTGGCCAAGCCGTCGCTCGGCGAGCACACGCGGCTGCGCTGGGAGGGCAACAGGCACCGCGTCTCGGCCGCCGTGATGGGCCTGGTCATCGGCGTGTACGACGGTGTGCTCGGGCCGGGCACGGGCACATTCCTGGTCATCGCGCTGGTCGGCGTGCTCGGGTACGCGTTCCTGCCGGCCTCCGCGCTGGCCAAGATCACCAACTTCGCCACGAATCTGGGCGCGCTGGTCTTCTTCGTGCCCGCCGGGCACGTCGTGTGGCACGTGGGTCTCGCGGTCGGTGCCGCCAACCTGGTCGGCGGGTACGTCGGGGCGCGCATGGCGGTCGCGAAGGGGTCGCGGTTCGTGCGCGCCGTGTTCGTCGTCGTGGTCGCGGCGCTCATCGTGCGGCTCGGGTATGACGTTGTCACGGGAGCGTGAGGCTGCGACGGTGGATGGCGTGAGCATCGCGCGCACGCCCGAGCCGCCCTACACCGCCGTCATCTTCACGTCGCTGCGCACTCCCGGCGACCAGGGGTACGCGCGCATGGCCGCGCGCATGGAGGAGCTCGCGCGGCTCCAACCCGGATTCCTGGGGATCGAGTCGGCCCGCGAGGGTCTGGGCATCACCGTGTCGTACTGGTCCGACGACGCCGCCGCGGCCGCGTGGAAGCAGGTGCACGAGCACGTCGTGGCGCAGGATCGCGGCCGTGAGGTCTGGTACGCCGACTATGAGGTGCGGGTCGCGACCGTCACGCGGGCGTACGGGGCACGCGACGGTGAGCGGGGCTGAGGCGGGTCAGGTGGTGGCCGGAATGTGGCCCTCGGACGCCGCGCGCGGCTCGAGGCACGTACCATCGACGCGCAAGCACAAGCACCCGGCGGGCCGTTGAGAGAGACGGAGGCCGGCGACAGAAAGAGCAACAGCATGGCACTGGTCGTACAGAAGTACGGCGGGTCCTCGGTCGCTGACGCGGGCAGCGTCAAGCGCGTCGCCAAGCGCATCGCCGAGGCCAAGCGAGCCGGGAACGACGTCTGCGTCGTCGTCTCCGCGATGGGCGACACGACCGACGAGCTCCTCGACCTCGCGGCGCAGATCACGCCTCTGCCCCCGCAGCGCGAACTCGACATCCTCCTGACCGCCGGCGAGCGCATCTCGATGTCGCTGCTCGCGATGGCGATCAACAACCTCGGCGTCAAGGCCAAGTCGTTCACCGGCCAGCAGGCCGGCGTCATCACCGACGCCGTCTACGGCCGTGCGCGCATCGTCGACGTCGTGCCGGCGCGCATCCGCGAGACGCTCGACAAGGGACAGGTGGCGATCGTCGCCGGGTTCCAGGGCGTCAACACCGACACCAACGACGTGACGACGCTGGGCCGCGGCGGGTCGGACACGACCGCCGTCGCCATCGCCGCGGGCCTGGGCGCCGACGTCTGCGAGATCTACTCCGACGTCGACGGCGTCTTCACCGCCGACCCGCGCATCGTGCCCACGGCCCGCAAGATCGACCGCGTCTCCTACGAGGAGATGCTGGAGCTCGCGGCCTCAGGCGCGAAGATCCTCGCGCTGCGCGCCGTCGAGTACGCCCGGCGCTACGACGTGCCGGTGCACGTGCGCTCATCGTTCTCCGCCGCCTCCGGAACGCTCGTGACCGGCACGTACGGCGACTTTCTCGACCCCAACGCACCCGTGGAGGCTGACGTGGAAGCCCCGATCATCTCCGGCGTCGCGCACGACCGCAGCGAGGCCAAGATCACCGTCGTCGGCGTGCCCGACGTGCCCGGCATGGCCGCGCGCATCTTCGAGGTCGTGGCTGCCGCCGGCGCCAACATCGACATGATCGTGCAGAACGTGTCGGCGGCGCAGACCGGCCTGACGGACATCTCGTTCACGCTGCCCGAGGGTGACGGGCCCGCGACCCTGGCCGCGCTCAAGGGCGTGCAGGGCGAGATCGGCTACGACTCGCTGCAGTTCGACGACCAGATCGGCAAGCTGTCGCTCATCGGCGCCGGGATGAAGACCAACCCGGGCGTCTCGGCCAGGCTGTTCGGCGCGCTGCGCGACGCCGGCATCAACATCGAGATGATCTCGACGTCGGAGATCCGCATCTCCGTCGTCACGCGCTCCGACTCGCTCGACGAGGCCGTGCGCGCCGTCCACTCGGCCTTCGGGTTGGACTCGAGCGAGGGCGAGGCCGTGGTCTACGCCGGGACCGGGAGGTGACCAGGATGACGCAGATCAACCCTGAGGGTGTCAACGTCGCCGTCGTCGGCGCGACCGGGCAGGTCGGCGGCGTCATGCGCCGCCTGCTCGCCGAGCGGGACTTCCCCGTCAAGGAGCTGCGCCTGTTCGCCTCCGCGCGCTCGGCGGGGTCCGTGCTGCAGTACCAGGGCCACGACGTCGTCGTCGAAGACGTCGCCGCAACCCCGACGGACCAGCTCGCCGACGTCGACATCGCGCTGTTCTCGGCCGGTGGGTCGACGTCGAAGGAGCACGCGCCGCGCTTCGCGGAGGCGGGCGCCGTCGTCGTCGACAACTCCTCGGCCTGGCGTCGCGACCCGCAGGTGCCGCTGGTCGTCTCGGAGGTCAACCCCGAGGCCATCGCCGACGCCGAGCTCGGGATCATCGCCAACCCGAACTGCACCACCATGGCCGCGATGCCCGTGCTCAAGCCCCTGGCCGACGAGGCCGGGCTGGAGCGGCTGCGCGTGGCGACCTACCAGGCGGTGTCCGGGTCCGGGCTGGCCGGGGTCGCCGAGCTGGCCGGGCAGGTGCGCGCCGCCGTCGAGCAGGACCTGGAGGGGCTCGCGCACTCGGGCGACGCCGTGACGCTGCCCGAGCCGGTCAAGTACGTCGCGCCCATCGCGTTCGACGTCGTGCCGCTGGCCGGGTCGCTCGTGGACGACGGGTCGCTCGAGACCGACGAGGAGCAGAAGCTCCGGTTTGAGTCGCGCAAGATCCTGGGGTTGCCTTCGCTCGCGGTCGCGGGCACGTGCGTGCGCGTGCCGGTGTTCACGGGGCACTCGCTCGCGATCCACGCCGAGTTCGGCTCGCCGATCACGCCCGAGCGCGCCGTCGAGCTGCTCTCCGCGGCGCCCGGGGTGCGGCTGACCGACGTGCCGACGCCGCTTGCCGCGGCGGGCGTCGACCCCTCGCTGGTGGGGCGCATCCGCGTCGACCAGTCGGTGCCCGACGGGCGGGGGCTCGTGCTGTTCGTGTCCAACGACAACCTGCGCAAGGGCGCCGCGCTCAACGCGATCCAGATCGCCGAGCTCGTGGCGGCCGACATCGCGGAGCTCGCGACCCTGGATGCCGCGCAAGCCTGAGCCCGTCGGTGGTTGAGCCCGTCGGTGGTTGAGCCCGTCGAAACCACGCCTGTCAACGCACGGGTGGTTTCGACAGGCTCAACCAACGGGGTGCGGGGTGGTTTCGACAGGCTCAACCAACGGGGTGCGGGGCGGTTTCGACAGGCTCAACCGCCAGAGCGGTCAGGCGTGTGACACCGCGAACGGGCCGCCCGGGCCGAACGCCCGACGGGCGAAGCGCTCCCCGATCCGGCGGTGCGCCGCCGTCGTCGGATGCAGGTTGTCGGGCAGCGGCAGCTGCGCCTCATCGGCCTTGCCGTACAGCTCCCGGCCGTCGAGGTAGTGCAGGTTCGGGTCGTCCGCCGAGCGCTCCTCGACGATCCGGGCCAGCTCCTTGCGGATGACGCGCAGCGTGAGCCGACCGGCGTTGACCTCGTCCGGGTCGCCCGTGGCGATGAACTTCAGCTCGCCGCGCCCCAGCGCCTCGACGTCGAACGCCCCCGGTCCTGGGGTCGACTCGTGGATCGGGCACAGGATCGGGGAGACCACCAGCAGTGGCGTGGTGGGGTGCCCCTCGCGGATCGTGTCGAGGAACCCGTGCACCGCAGGGCGGAAAGCGCGTCGGCGCATCGCGTCCGCGTTGACGACGTTGATGCCCAGGCTGAGGCTGATGAGGTCGGCGGGCAGGTCGCGCATGGTGCGGGCCACGAACGGGTCGACCATCGCCGAGCCGCCGAAGCCCAGGTTGAGCAGGTCGACGCCGCCGGCCATCGCGGCGATGGCCGCCCACGTGCCCGTGGGGTGCGCGGCGTTGGAGCCCTGGCTGATCGAGCTGCCGTGGTGGACCCACCGGCGACCCGCCGGATCGACGGGGCGCACCGGCGCGTCGCTCAGGAGTTCGACCAGTTCGATCGTCTCCTGGTGTGGCAGCCAGATCTCGACGCGCTTGTCGCCCTCGGGGAGGTTGTCCGCGACGACGCCGCGCACCTGGCCGGGCGTTGTCTCGGCGCCGCCCGTGCGCGGGTCGAGCGTCACGAGCGTGGCGTCGTCGAGGGTCCCCTGCGCGACCAGGGCGCCGTCGACGACGACGTCGAACACGCCGTCAGGTCGCGCAGGCGCGCCGCGGTAGGCGAAGCGGGTGGCGAGCGCACGCAGCTCAACGCGCCGCGCCGTCGTCGAGACGACGACCCGAGCGCCCGCAGGCTGCGCCTCGACCATGGCGAGCTGGGGGTCGGCGGCCTGGGCGCGAGCCCATGTGGGCAGGCGGTGGACACGCAGCCCGGCGTCGGTGGGCTCGAACTCGACGGCTCCATGGACGAGAGCCTCGGTGAGCGGCGTGGTGTGCATGGCGTTCTGAGGGTCCTTCGCGGGCGGGGGGCGGAGCGGCTCCGAACCTACCTCTTAGCAGGTGGTGTGTCGGTTGAGGGTGTCGCAGTACAGGTGGGTGCGGGCCTCGGTGAGGGTGTAGGTCCCGGCGGGGCTGGTGGTGGTGAGGGTGTCGGGGATGGTGGTCCAGGTCGGGGCGCCGAGGATGCGGTATTGGCCTTGCCAGGTGGTGGTCAGGGTGATGGTGACGTTGGTGCGGTATTTCGCGCCGTTGGCGGCGCGGTGGGTTTCGGCGTTCTTGCCGGTGGGGGTGTCGGGGTCGCCGAGGCGGGTCCAGGCGTGCGCGGTCCAGGTGTGGTCGACGTCGCCGTCGCCGGGGGTCCACGCCCTGCCGGGGTCGGTGGTGGTCAGGGTGGGTCCGGTGGGGGAGAACGGGTCGTCGAAGTCCCAGGTGTATTGGGTGGGGATGGCGCGGACCTGGACGGGCACGCCGAGCAGGGTGGCCTCGCGCGTGATGGGGGTGGCGGTGGTGTGGGCGGGGTACCAGGCGTTGACCAGCAGGGTCGGGGACGCGGTTTGGAGGGTCGCGTTGGGGGTGGGCACGTGCAGGGTCGCGAGCTCCCGACGGGCCTCGGCCTGCAGGTCCGCGGCGGTCACACACTGTGCGGGGGAGACCATCTGCGCGGGACCGTACGTCCCGTCCTCGGCAAGGCGCTGGACCCACAGCGCGGCCAGTTTGTGCGAGTCCTCGGGGCAGGGGGCGGGGATGAGCCACTCCACGGCGCCCTCGCCGCACGGCTCGCGCTGCTTGACCTTCGCTCCGTCCAGGTCAAGGAGCGCGCAGTAGAACACGTCCGCCCGGAAGTACACCTCGGGCGGCAACGCCTGCTCCTTCTCGTTGCGACCTCCGCCCGACGACTCCCACGCCGAATCCTCCGCCGAGACGTTCACTT is a window from the Xylanimonas ulmi genome containing:
- a CDS encoding GDSL-type esterase/lipase family protein: MHTTPLTEALVHGAVEFEPTDAGLRVHRLPTWARAQAADPQLAMVEAQPAGARVVVSTTARRVELRALATRFAYRGAPARPDGVFDVVVDGALVAQGTLDDATLVTLDPRTGGAETTPGQVRGVVADNLPEGDKRVEIWLPHQETIELVELLSDAPVRPVDPAGRRWVHHGSSISQGSNAAHPTGTWAAIAAMAGGVDLLNLGFGGSAMVDPFVARTMRDLPADLISLSLGINVVNADAMRRRAFRPAVHGFLDTIREGHPTTPLLVVSPILCPIHESTPGPGAFDVEALGRGELKFIATGDPDEVNAGRLTLRVIRKELARIVEERSADDPNLHYLDGRELYGKADEAQLPLPDNLHPTTAAHRRIGERFARRAFGPGGPFAVSHA
- a CDS encoding TSUP family transporter, whose amino-acid sequence is MLELDVLAWVLLLLAGLTAGWVDAVVGGGGLIQLPALLLVPGMAPVQALATNKVGSIMGTSTSSITYARRVHPDFTTAGPMAVAALAGAVGGAALAARIPASAFKPIILVVLVAVAAYTVAKPSLGEHTRLRWEGNRHRVSAAVMGLVIGVYDGVLGPGTGTFLVIALVGVLGYAFLPASALAKITNFATNLGALVFFVPAGHVVWHVGLAVGAANLVGGYVGARMAVAKGSRFVRAVFVVVVAALIVRLGYDVVTGA
- a CDS encoding aspartate-semialdehyde dehydrogenase, with protein sequence MTQINPEGVNVAVVGATGQVGGVMRRLLAERDFPVKELRLFASARSAGSVLQYQGHDVVVEDVAATPTDQLADVDIALFSAGGSTSKEHAPRFAEAGAVVVDNSSAWRRDPQVPLVVSEVNPEAIADAELGIIANPNCTTMAAMPVLKPLADEAGLERLRVATYQAVSGSGLAGVAELAGQVRAAVEQDLEGLAHSGDAVTLPEPVKYVAPIAFDVVPLAGSLVDDGSLETDEEQKLRFESRKILGLPSLAVAGTCVRVPVFTGHSLAIHAEFGSPITPERAVELLSAAPGVRLTDVPTPLAAAGVDPSLVGRIRVDQSVPDGRGLVLFVSNDNLRKGAALNAIQIAELVAADIAELATLDAAQA
- a CDS encoding aspartate kinase, yielding MALVVQKYGGSSVADAGSVKRVAKRIAEAKRAGNDVCVVVSAMGDTTDELLDLAAQITPLPPQRELDILLTAGERISMSLLAMAINNLGVKAKSFTGQQAGVITDAVYGRARIVDVVPARIRETLDKGQVAIVAGFQGVNTDTNDVTTLGRGGSDTTAVAIAAGLGADVCEIYSDVDGVFTADPRIVPTARKIDRVSYEEMLELAASGAKILALRAVEYARRYDVPVHVRSSFSAASGTLVTGTYGDFLDPNAPVEADVEAPIISGVAHDRSEAKITVVGVPDVPGMAARIFEVVAAAGANIDMIVQNVSAAQTGLTDISFTLPEGDGPATLAALKGVQGEIGYDSLQFDDQIGKLSLIGAGMKTNPGVSARLFGALRDAGINIEMISTSEIRISVVTRSDSLDEAVRAVHSAFGLDSSEGEAVVYAGTGR
- a CDS encoding antibiotic biosynthesis monooxygenase family protein codes for the protein MSIARTPEPPYTAVIFTSLRTPGDQGYARMAARMEELARLQPGFLGIESAREGLGITVSYWSDDAAAAAWKQVHEHVVAQDRGREVWYADYEVRVATVTRAYGARDGERG